The nucleotide window TTTGTattgtttatagaataattATATATGATATAGCTATTCGTTACATTCACATTAGTTTGTAAACTAtattaaatggaatttaatCATATTAGGACTTTTTAAAGCAAAGGCGAAAACTTGTAAGTAAATATCATTAATTATTATGAGAAAATTCCTTTCATTCGTAAATCATTACATATATAAGAtggttttgtatataaaaacaaaactattctatagaaaataatcaataaattAACCATGATATTTGGAAACGGATAAGAAAGATTTCttaattacacaggtcaacagcaaaaaaaggcttcactaaccactacaTAGATTTGATGCAATATGGTTACCTAAGGATATtataaaacacaatatataaacggattaatgGTTATTTAAATCTAAACGTTTCcaagtttactttaataatatcggactaaccctttttgagttatcatacattttttggagaaacttctaaaaaattctcaattttacccaaaaaaaatttaaaaaacttctccatagaattttaaatttagaccatatttgtactactggaaccacaatacatcaaaattgtgtagtagtttaaaaagcctttaaattttttttcgtaatcgaaaacacatttttgttattttttgtgtttcaattaagaaaattatctattcaataatttttgtatttgaaattcaaccaataacgaaaattgtatattcaattgttaaaataatcaaattcagaactcaaaattcaatggaaaatatcaagaaattttgtttttgagcaaatgaatacttgatttaattatgaaataattgaaaccagttcaatatgtgacaaatatttgaattgaaacggtttaagaaataattttttctttgaaagttcaacccatagggtaacatagagacgagacgtaattgtcaaaaacctaattctgttgtcaaaaacctatctctcgcaacaacaaaatacatgctagtcaatgtattttgttgttgtatcaaacatattttttgttgtatttttgtttgacaaatcgtagtgtctcgtctctatgtataattctctatggttcaacccatagggtaacatagagacgagacggaattgtcaaaaacctaagtctgttgtcaaaaacctatctcttgcaacaacaaaatacatgctagtcaatgtattttgttgttgtaccagaaatattatttgttgtatttttgtttgacaaatcagagtctcgtctctatgtataattctctatggttcaactaataacgaaatttgtatatttagttATCAAATTCagatgaatatttttgaaaatattttttaaagctaatagaaaaaatttaaacactttGGCCCATAATATAGTcagatataaaaaatactttaagagaattaaactcgactatacttaagagtggactttaggtctttcattagggtttggggtccgggatttcccgtaaaattattgtcgggaattcccgggaaatttaaatatttttcccgggaaaaacgggaaatttaaaattaattaaaaatactttaatatatttaaatatgacatctctgcttgatgaatggcttgttccaaatattagtggagaTTTGAAACACCATTGaggatacagtagaagcataaagccgaaatgaaaccatttttctgataggtgatgctataatgaacagcagttatctaaaaattctacgatttctcaaaaaacggttcattcaattaaattaaacctaaaaacttcaacattataagataaattataatataaaaacacaatgttaaaaatttatggacagcaaatgtatgaacgtctatttgaccacaatgttgcctcatctgttcaaagcgttgatgatgaggtttccgaaatacaaatggagcaaattttaaaaaccaattagaatactcaatcaatattgaaaaggaaagccctaaatatttaaaataaaatgctgaaagtttaaaaagataattttgaatttcataattttgttattttaaaatatatatattttatataaaaaaaagttaattttatagcaacaagtgatctccaaatattttaacaaactttatttggttttatgtgggtacaattgaattgtaatatattgtttttttgttttaataaaatgacacaattttataaaataattttcttttttacttatttttctagttaaaaaaacatgaaatttttcattcccgtttcccgggaaattaaattattcgggaaaccccaaaccctatcTTTCATAGACAAGTTAGAGTATACATCTGACGTTGAAGTcgaatctaaatataaaactagctgaagctgttaactcgtttaacaacaacatcaagtaAAAAGTtcggtaaaaattaaaaaaaaaaattaagttacaaaatattggtagagattttgcaattattgagcagttatcaataaaattagtaccaaaatatcctatatatgatattaatattatcttttccttttttccaccacaaacaacttatttataccctacaccaccatagtggggagggtattatgcgtttgtgcagatgtttgtaacgcccaaaaatattagtctaacacccaccttaaagtataccgattgacttagaatcactttctgagtcgattaaacgatgtccgtccgtccgtccgtccgtccgtccgtctggttggctggctggctgtccatgtaaaccttgtgcgcagagtacaggtcgcaattttgaagatatttatagataaattaaactataaaatagtttaatttatctatgtatctacacatatttcgctccaaataagttttatatatacaaaattcatgtcaccaaattttgttacgatcggtccataattagtcatagctcccatatagacccgcttccgaaaatcactttaaagtgcataaatcgcttaaaaatgttggtatacacacaaaattcaacatagttaactttaatatagacataaatcacacgacctaattttgtggtgatcggtccataattggtcatagctcccatataaggcccacttccaaaaatcactcaaaaatataaattattgatattttaaaagaaaaatatttttactcatttacttggtgtagggtattatatggtcgggcttgaccgttCAATtgaaaacatactttaattttgactatagttgcataataattaaaagcaggtttttattttaatgttgtttttaaaaagaaccgactttagtgtttaaCTAGGATTATGGGCCTTCATATTTGTTTATCCTAAACCATTTCCGCCCAATGAAAATATGTCACTTTGAaagtaaaacaattttcatttcttaaaatatagtctttaattaataaatcattaattAAAGGCATAATTCTCCCAAATGTCCGGTGGTGTCAACTAAAAGCACGACATTTTTACACAACAAGTTACTcacgattttttttacaatgtaTCCGCATGGCTGGCAGGGAAAATACCATATTGTTTACAGTTTTTAAATctagtttttaaatatgtatttcaaatcaATTTTACTACAGAtcacataaattaaattaaatagttaattaaaattaataacacgtAGAAAAATAAGACAAGGATATTGAAGTAATAAAGATTTTAGTTTACTAATAGATTTATAACAACTTTATTAAACATGATTGCACTTATTATTTCAACACATTTGATTAACTACACAGAAAacaatttcttaaaccgtttcaattctaatatttgtaacatattgaactggtttcaattatttcataattcaatcaagtattcatgtgctcaaaaacaaaattttctgatattttctattgaattatgagttttgaatttgataattgaatatacaattttcgttattggttgaactttaaatacaaaaattattaaaaccaataacgaaaattgtatattaaattatcaaaattatcaaattcaaaactcaaaattcaatagaaaatatcagaaaatttagtttttcagcacatgaatacttgattcagtTATGAAATAATAGAAACCAGTTCtaaatgtgataaatgtttgaattgaaatatagttttttctgtgtacttaaAGAAGAAATTCATATTGTTCaccaaatattaatatttttagtttataaattataatctCTAAgataaatacaacaatacatattaaaatcaaaacgccataaataatgaaaatacccTCCATGTCACCAAAATTTAAGGATTTAAATTGGCTATCCCGAAAATTACGCAAATACTCGGTATCCAAACTTTTGTGGGCCCAAAAATCTATAAGACCCATGCTgcgcatattcataaataaatcattaatgcGATGTATTAAATAGGAgtgttttgaaaaatacattGTTATGTGTTGAGTAAAAATAGTTTCgggtaaaacataaaaaaggcCCCTCTTTTGTTCATTAATGGCATGATATGTTACGTAATCTTTGGGTGAAACAGAAGCCAAGCAACGTATTTGCTTATCGTACTCAAGATAGAAATACGAGCTTTGTTCAGaagtatttttaagttttattacatCAATAAAACCCTTTTCTATGCGCGGCACAGTGTAAACTGAATCGTACGTAGTCTCTGTCATAACTAAACTACATCGCTGATTAATAAGATCTGTTAGAGTTTGAGGAGGTTCATGGTATAAATTTAGTTTGAGTAATTGAAATAATAATGACTGATAAGCAGTACGTAGTAGAAGGCCATAAAAATGCCACGAAATAATCATAAAACGTGAAAAATGAGGTTCGGGAATTTGTATTAAGGACTGACCCATAAATAAACGAATAATATTCATGGAAGGCGTTCTTATGCGTGGACATCCTATTGCTATTTTTAGCAGAAGATATTTATCATAAAAGAAATCTACGATAAAGGCTATGATGAAACCCAATTGAAcacttaaaaataaacaaatccaGGTTACTTTATCGAAGGGATACACCAATATTTCCAAGGGTGTATAAAGTTGTGTTGTTGTGAGGACACTATAAACCTGATAAGTTTGATAGTACGGCAATGCTGCTGTTAATACATTGGAACGTTCCAGGGTGTAACGAAATGAACCCAAACTAAGGTCGGCTGTATGATCATGAagctaagaaaaaaaattatgattttgataagatttgtttaataaaaaattgcttCTAAATTTGCTATCTACTCTTCctaaaattaccattttcatTGCTCCAGTAATAGTGCCGTCTGATAAAACCTTTCCTCTCTGCTCATTATTAGGCGGCTCTTGCAAATTCAAAGTAAAATTCAGTTTTTCTGTCAAAACTTCCAGTAATTCTCCCTCAAAATAATCAATTTTATAAAAGCCATCAGCACTTTTCGAATAGCTGAAATATGGTGGGGTATTCCATACGGCCACGACTAGAGGACAGCTTTGTAAATTGGTAGTCTTTAGAGGAAATATAGTTACACTGATGGGATTTGACCAGGCGCCATTATAGTAATTAATTTGCTTCAACAAAGGCATCTTACAGCTTAAATAGTTATCAAAGGGAAAGTAGGTATATACGTCTACAACAGAATTTTTGCTAGCTGTCATCAGTGATACATTTATAATGGAATTTTGCCAGAAATATGCCAACATTTGATTGAGAACGTTGAAAAGATTGGCAAATCTTGAGCCATGCATTAAATACACCAGATAATATTCCTGTATATCATAATTTCTGGTAAAATTGGCCGGATCTAATAGTCTGCatggaaaacaaaatattgattttttttcatatacacaaacagcaaagtttttcatttaccTCAAGGATTCGAAGTCATCCACTACAATTAGATTGTATTTACGATTCAATGTTAGGTGACGTACTTCAGAACTTTTACTTTCAATTTCCACTTTTATCATGgttaaattaagtaaaacattattcaaaaaatcctttaaatgtttttttaaattcaatccctGTACATATGTGCTGACCATGAAACTGCCTGTACTTGGTACAAAATACTCACGTATTATACTGTAACAAGCGGCAATAGAATGTTGCAAAGATAATGGCATATCCGCGTCAATGGCTTTTAGCATAATTGATAAATTATGATGTTTTAGTGGCTCCTGCTCTTGCACCTGCTGTTGTTGCTCCTGCTGCTGTTCACaagaccaagttattagcagaCTTAGTGTCACGGTGAAAATTGTTGAACGCATCGTAACGTTGGCGGACGTTAAAAGTTCGCAGAGTCTAAATAACTTCCGTTAGGTTTGTTGTTGAACATcgaactgaaaacaaaactcgCTCTCTCGTTTTTGCGGGTTTCCTTTTCATTTGGTTGCAAATTATTTGTAATTGTGCCAAAAAGCAGTGTTGTGTTGGGCACGTTGATGATGAGGGGGTAGACAATCTTTTAATTAGGGGTATTCAAATGAACTTGCAACTAAACGTGGCATAATAATTCATAACGtcttttaaagtcaaatttatgCTGTGGCagaaaaataatcgaaaatactTGCCAGAGGAATAGTCTTATTTTCTAGGTTTTTCCTTTCTAAAGAAATTAATGttatgtttaaatccttatcgAAAATAGAAGACTCAGAAATCTTCACAGAGAAATCGTTCAACCAACTTTGActgaacaaaacatatttataaatttattcaaagtatttaacattgttagctatgaccttttcacaactttttggcaacatatggattccgagccaaaagaactgctcatctttctattccaaagtgaagcgtatcccggagagagcgttctgcatcgacccAAACAAATAGTAGTGGAGCGGGACACGATCTATACTAAAAAGCGGATGACCTTCTTcttaaccacttcattctaaatactttttaacaggtattgcaacatgtggcctagcgttgtcatgatgaaatattacagcttcatgtctggccaatgttcgcttcaaacgaatcagatgCCTTCGGTATAGGTGAtgttctggtcagatttcagtagctcttAATAGATAatacccttttgctcccaccataTACAacgaattaccttagcgccatgtatGTTTgtctttggtatcgattcgtcCGGTTgcacgggcttcacatacgtctcttacgcttcgggttatcgtaatcgatacatttttcattgcaagtaatgattcggtgcaagaattatttacatttataccGTTCAAGCATCATTGCCGACATGCACAATCGTCTTTGAAGgtttctcagcttcaattcgtatgccaCCCAATTTTCCTAATTTTGTGTGAATCCTGCTGttcacaaacgttttgaaattgctgattgagtatctcccaatgatttagcaagttcttgttcagttttataacaatcttcatgaagtaatgccttcaattcttggtcttcaaacttttttgactagcctgggcgatcttagtcttccgtgtcaaaattaccacttccGAACCGCACAacccatctctcgcacgttgaaaccgatggaagaCATTCACCACAAGATATGGTGAACAATCGGTGTTATTCAactgcactttttttcaaattaaagaagtaatgtaaaacttcccgcatatgacgattcgtatGTACAAaatacgaataaaaaaaaaactgtgttttactctattcaataactatgtgagaataaattgcagatatgtaccctgcaaaattaatttttttttctccattaccccacttgggggcatttggcttccacaaagcatctccatcttatacgagTTGTTGAAGTAGTTgttttttcgcgtatttcccATGTAGATTGCACTGTCCTTCCTAATTATTGGAGTAACGTGCGACTCCATGTACGGTGTTGccattaaatatattgttattgtttgtatcagtttaaacggttgttgttccagctaagtagatctgctgtagcgggtcttcggatacatgtatgatgttgccaaaaggattcaatcgattgttattattgtcgtgtgtcagtttcgttaatcggttgttgatCCAGcaaagtagatgattggtctgctgtatctggtctaggataatggtgcTGTGCTGgcatctgtcgttgcctagaaacaacgaTCTCTCTGTgtttggtgtagtggtggggaacctagctgatctttgattcctacctttttctCCCAGGGGGTGGCAGGCTGCCTGACCTTTTTCCATGATGTTATCCACTTTTCCAGGTGGAGGAGTGGTCAGGGGGCTTCTTGGATGAATTGTTTAGAgggaggttaattttaaaaactcgaaaaccatgatttaaatttttcgtcctCTGCCAGGCATTGAACCtggggtgcttggttttgtaggcaagTACTTTAACCACTATACCATGCCgccacttttcaaaaaaaaaattacatataagttactaaaaacaaaaaccgcgttcaaaagatacgccatctattgtaaatcccgcatttaaGGATATGCTTTTctacattaaaaactaaaaactgtTTGATAGCATCAAATTAGTCACGGTAGTACAATAGTACTTTGTAGAATGCAATAGAATCAACAAAAGTATGATCGTATCAACTTTTCCTTGTCTGAATTCTGTATTCGATTGGATCTTTTACTTTAGGTTCCCATTTCGAGCCCATTTGTGGTTCAAATTTCTGCCATTAAAGCAGTGAATTTCACAAGGGTTTAACATGCTCTGTGTTTCGATAGGTAG belongs to Calliphora vicina chromosome 4, idCalVici1.1, whole genome shotgun sequence and includes:
- the LOC135958334 gene encoding uncharacterized protein LOC135958334, coding for MRSTIFTVTLSLLITWSCEQQQEQQQQVQEQEPLKHHNLSIMLKAIDADMPLSLQHSIAACYSIIREYFVPSTGSFMVSTYVQGLNLKKHLKDFLNNVLLNLTMIKVEIESKSSEVRHLTLNRKYNLIVVDDFESLRLLDPANFTRNYDIQEYYLVYLMHGSRFANLFNVLNQMLAYFWQNSIINVSLMTASKNSVVDVYTYFPFDNYLSCKMPLLKQINYYNGAWSNPISVTIFPLKTTNLQSCPLVVAVWNTPPYFSYSKSADGFYKIDYFEGELLEVLTEKLNFTLNLQEPPNNEQRGKVLSDGTITGAMKMLHDHTADLSLGSFRYTLERSNVLTAALPYYQTYQVYSVLTTTQLYTPLEILVYPFDKVTWICLFLSVQLGFIIAFIVDFFYDKYLLLKIAIGCPRIRTPSMNIIRLFMGQSLIQIPEPHFSRFMIISWHFYGLLLRTAYQSLLFQLLKLNLYHEPPQTLTDLINQRCSLVMTETTYDSVYTVPRIEKGFIDVIKLKNTSEQSSYFYLEYDKQIRCLASVSPKDYVTYHAINEQKRGLFYVLPETIFTQHITMYFSKHSYLIHRINDLFMNMRSMGLIDFWAHKSLDTEYLRNFRDSQFKSLNFGDMEGIFIIYGVLILICIVVFILEIIIYKLKILIFGEQYEFLL